The Parvibaculaceae bacterium PLY_AMNH_Bact1 genome window below encodes:
- a CDS encoding D-amino acid dehydrogenase (Derived by automated computational analysis using gene prediction method: Protein Homology. GO_function: GO:0008718 - D-amino-acid dehydrogenase activity [Evidence IEA]; GO_process: GO:0019478 - D-amino acid catabolic process [Evidence IEA]), which yields MSSPASQQRNDPQKIVVVGAGVIGVATAYRLRHDGHDVTLIEKERGPALETSFANGGQMSAGEVAPWAGPGVPGQALKWLGRADAPLRLRLKADPAQWKWLWRFWRRCSLKAQRDGAERNVGLALLSRTVLQETLDDLAAKGMAPDFDRKEKGILRVFATETEVDHAAREADRLEPFGLHQERLTAQECVALEPALASAHQRGELAGGVYSRSDQSGDAYRFTDALANAIEDMGVTCLYGESVTKLERQGSRITHVRTNLRRLEADAVVLAAGVMSPHLLEGLSLPVYPVKGYSVTLEVPDDGSAPEVSVTDEVRRIVVSRLGNRLRAAGQAEVAGYDRTVEAGRAQSVLDAVRALFPALGEDLEPEFWCGLRPMTPDGVPVLGKAPGRDNLYLNTGHGTLGWTLAMGSAALIAELIGGRDPSVDPANFSASRF from the coding sequence ATGTCGTCCCCCGCGTCCCAACAAAGAAATGACCCGCAAAAGATCGTGGTCGTGGGCGCAGGCGTCATTGGAGTGGCGACAGCCTACCGGCTGAGACATGACGGGCATGACGTAACGCTCATCGAAAAAGAGCGGGGTCCGGCTCTCGAAACAAGTTTTGCCAATGGCGGGCAGATGAGCGCCGGAGAGGTCGCGCCTTGGGCGGGGCCGGGTGTACCCGGCCAAGCGCTTAAATGGCTCGGGCGCGCCGACGCGCCACTGCGGCTCCGGCTCAAAGCAGATCCGGCACAATGGAAATGGCTTTGGCGCTTCTGGCGGCGGTGCTCTCTGAAAGCACAGCGTGATGGGGCAGAACGCAACGTGGGCCTTGCTCTCCTCAGCCGAACAGTTCTTCAAGAGACGTTGGATGACCTTGCAGCGAAAGGCATGGCGCCGGATTTTGACCGCAAAGAGAAGGGCATTCTGCGGGTCTTTGCGACAGAGACGGAAGTTGATCACGCCGCCCGGGAAGCAGACCGTCTCGAACCATTCGGTCTGCACCAGGAACGTCTGACCGCCCAGGAGTGTGTGGCGCTTGAGCCCGCTTTGGCCTCAGCCCACCAGCGCGGCGAGCTTGCAGGCGGGGTATACTCTAGAAGCGATCAGAGTGGCGATGCCTATCGCTTCACCGACGCCCTCGCAAATGCAATTGAAGACATGGGTGTCACCTGTCTCTATGGGGAGAGCGTCACCAAGTTGGAACGTCAAGGTTCGCGCATCACCCATGTGCGGACGAACCTGCGGCGTTTGGAAGCTGATGCTGTGGTTCTGGCTGCAGGCGTCATGAGCCCCCATCTGCTTGAGGGTCTCTCGCTGCCAGTCTACCCGGTCAAAGGGTATTCCGTGACCCTTGAAGTGCCCGATGATGGCTCGGCGCCAGAGGTGAGCGTTACCGACGAGGTGCGGCGCATTGTGGTGAGCCGACTTGGCAATCGCCTGCGCGCGGCAGGGCAGGCGGAAGTAGCAGGCTATGACCGCACGGTGGAGGCCGGCCGGGCGCAATCCGTGCTCGACGCGGTTCGCGCCTTGTTTCCGGCCTTGGGAGAAGATCTTGAACCAGAGTTCTGGTGTGGCTTGCGGCCTATGACGCCCGACGGTGTGCCGGTTCTGGGCAAAGCGCCCGGACGGGACAATCTCTATCTCAATACAGGGCATGGAACGTTGGGCTGGACACTTGCCATGGGGTCAGCTGCCCTCATTGCAGAGCTGATCGGTGGACGCGACCCTTCCGTCGACCCCGCGAATTTTTCGGCCAGCCGTTTCTAA
- a CDS encoding paraquat-inducible protein A (Derived by automated computational analysis using gene prediction method: Protein Homology.), with protein sequence MNDVLPSFGPQPIKGRRWLMVLLLASLAMVIVGLQVPAVTVHSFWLYENDLSILDGIRSFFDEGQTALGLLVLAVSVVFPVGKILLGMLLIARGRRRAGGTGALLGMLVWLSRWSMTDVFVFALIVLVLNGQLLTSADVHGGVALFAGGVLLSAFAVSQVRRRLTAE encoded by the coding sequence ATGAATGACGTACTTCCCTCATTCGGACCTCAGCCCATCAAAGGGCGTCGGTGGCTCATGGTTTTGCTCCTGGCCTCTCTGGCGATGGTGATCGTTGGACTTCAGGTGCCTGCGGTCACCGTGCACTCTTTCTGGTTGTATGAAAATGACCTGTCGATCCTGGATGGCATCCGGTCCTTCTTTGATGAAGGACAGACGGCGCTCGGTCTGCTGGTGCTCGCGGTCTCGGTTGTGTTTCCCGTCGGCAAAATTCTGCTGGGGATGTTGCTCATTGCGCGTGGCCGCAGGCGGGCGGGCGGAACGGGCGCTCTCCTCGGCATGCTCGTCTGGCTCTCGCGCTGGTCGATGACCGACGTGTTCGTCTTTGCGCTTATCGTGCTGGTGCTGAACGGGCAGCTTCTCACGTCAGCCGATGTGCACGGGGGTGTCGCCCTCTTCGCTGGCGGTGTGCTGCTGTCCGCCTTTGCCGTGTCACAAGTCCGACGACGGCTGACAGCCGAGTGA
- a CDS encoding hypothetical protein (Derived by automated computational analysis using gene prediction method: GeneMarkS-2+.), whose amino-acid sequence MPLLGLPAADAESGCDMARRHTQILGTGLLTLSLVACAGQADLGRTKTNELSFFTDLGDRVVQLAERANASANLPLTAEEAQLRTIARTIDTQAAQRRPDLLSRLIQGPEAADGEKSYYLALRQAHANSGASLLHAFGNDVLRDVAMIDQFANLSIAVTSADSLRLALVREAMEADSAVFSDAVDVVLRVEENGKVIDDMADEMSVRYAKYRIALEQSAFDIPERDLIATVDQALVMLEKSIEGIKGDAARHRAVRGELFGRRSAADRPV is encoded by the coding sequence ATGCCGCTCTTGGGATTGCCTGCAGCGGATGCAGAAAGTGGATGTGATATGGCCCGCCGCCACACACAGATTTTGGGAACCGGATTGCTGACGCTGAGCCTTGTGGCTTGCGCAGGCCAGGCGGATCTTGGCCGCACCAAAACCAACGAATTGTCCTTCTTTACCGACCTCGGCGATCGGGTGGTCCAGCTTGCAGAACGCGCGAATGCAAGCGCCAATCTTCCGCTGACGGCTGAAGAGGCGCAGCTCCGCACGATTGCCCGTACCATTGATACTCAGGCGGCTCAGCGACGGCCGGACTTACTCTCGAGATTGATCCAGGGGCCGGAAGCAGCGGATGGTGAAAAGTCCTATTATCTTGCACTCAGGCAGGCTCATGCGAACAGCGGAGCGTCATTGTTACACGCGTTTGGGAATGATGTTCTGCGCGACGTTGCAATGATCGACCAGTTTGCAAACTTGAGTATTGCGGTCACTTCTGCGGACTCACTCCGTCTGGCGCTTGTGCGAGAGGCCATGGAGGCCGACAGCGCCGTGTTCTCGGACGCCGTAGATGTTGTGCTGCGTGTTGAAGAGAATGGCAAAGTAATTGACGACATGGCGGACGAAATGTCCGTGCGCTATGCAAAGTACCGCATTGCGTTGGAGCAATCTGCCTTTGATATCCCGGAAAGAGATCTTATCGCGACGGTTGATCAAGCTCTCGTCATGCTTGAAAAAAGCATAGAAGGCATCAAGGGTGATGCGGCGCGCCATCGCGCGGTGCGCGGCGAGCTTTTTGGGCGTCGCTCGGCGGCAGACCGGCCTGTTTGA
- a CDS encoding PAN domain-containing protein (Derived by automated computational analysis using gene prediction method: Protein Homology.), whose translation MSHSLSPNRWHFAVAAAAYFFIAVIAAPVFAASPSVFMEQGTNRPGADYKVLSAGREGAQYCASACFADTQCRSWTYVRAGSEGPEAQCHLKLDVPHAQATPCCISGVTVGSSTPGRTRGY comes from the coding sequence ATGAGCCATTCTCTGTCGCCCAATCGCTGGCATTTCGCTGTAGCAGCCGCTGCTTATTTTTTCATTGCTGTGATTGCCGCGCCAGTATTCGCCGCAAGCCCATCAGTGTTCATGGAACAGGGCACCAACCGCCCGGGCGCTGATTACAAAGTGCTCTCCGCCGGCCGAGAAGGCGCACAGTATTGCGCGTCCGCGTGTTTTGCTGACACACAGTGCCGTTCCTGGACCTATGTTCGGGCAGGCAGTGAAGGCCCTGAAGCTCAATGTCATCTGAAGCTTGATGTGCCGCACGCACAGGCGACACCCTGCTGCATAAGCGGTGTCACCGTCGGCTCAAGTACACCGGGCCGCACCCGCGGGTATTGA
- a CDS encoding agmatine deiminase family protein (Derived by automated computational analysis using gene prediction method: Protein Homology. GO_function: GO:0004668 - protein-arginine deiminase activity [Evidence IEA]; GO_process: GO:0009446 - putrescine biosynthetic process [Evidence IEA]) yields the protein MSTRRPVMARKPSGNYATAGRTILRRALHAVALLFASGCMTLPARAELIVLAAPITGDPYYAEVAGEIFDFHMAFAKAITEPDQVLILTDEGAYDRYAAVLGPEKVLVAPMADIWARDFAPSNAEDPVYFRYTAAGQGGGYSGQDDADAVQIALAELTDAADMTIRATHLLNDGGNFVDDYAGNAVVSTKFLTDNDLTKDEARAALQRVTGIKHVAFIEADEQGGLEHADGVVSFVDTNTLVINSYPEDPAYARQFRADLELGLPGVTIREIVTPYDGSEIYDERFGSACGLYTNALVTPERIYLPQFGIPEDATALAQVRAATTREVVPVSSSQVCKMGGGVRCMSWQLRGAQARVLLDYAASRQARR from the coding sequence ATGTCTACCAGGCGACCGGTGATGGCAAGAAAACCGTCTGGCAATTACGCCACGGCGGGTAGAACGATCCTAAGGAGGGCGCTGCATGCGGTAGCCCTCCTATTTGCGAGCGGTTGCATGACCCTTCCCGCGCGGGCTGAGCTTATCGTCCTTGCGGCGCCGATCACCGGTGATCCTTATTACGCAGAAGTGGCCGGTGAGATTTTCGATTTCCATATGGCTTTTGCCAAGGCGATCACAGAGCCTGATCAGGTCCTCATCCTGACGGATGAAGGTGCCTATGACCGCTATGCGGCGGTGCTGGGTCCTGAAAAGGTTCTGGTGGCCCCTATGGCAGATATCTGGGCGCGGGACTTTGCGCCCTCGAACGCGGAAGACCCTGTCTATTTCCGCTATACAGCCGCAGGCCAAGGCGGCGGGTATAGCGGACAGGATGATGCCGATGCGGTCCAGATCGCGCTTGCTGAACTGACCGATGCTGCCGACATGACGATCCGGGCCACCCATCTTTTGAATGATGGCGGCAATTTCGTAGATGATTATGCGGGCAATGCAGTCGTCAGCACTAAATTCCTCACAGACAATGATCTCACAAAAGACGAAGCCCGCGCCGCACTGCAGCGCGTTACGGGCATCAAACATGTGGCGTTCATCGAGGCAGATGAACAAGGTGGCCTGGAGCATGCCGATGGCGTTGTAAGTTTTGTCGACACCAACACGCTTGTGATCAATTCCTACCCGGAAGACCCGGCTTACGCCCGCCAATTCCGGGCTGACTTGGAACTCGGCCTTCCCGGCGTCACCATCCGCGAGATTGTCACGCCTTATGACGGCTCGGAGATTTACGATGAGCGGTTCGGATCGGCTTGCGGGCTCTATACAAACGCATTGGTCACCCCGGAGCGCATCTATCTGCCACAATTCGGTATTCCAGAGGACGCTACCGCGCTTGCCCAAGTGCGCGCTGCCACCACCCGCGAGGTGGTGCCTGTGTCTTCATCCCAAGTCTGCAAAATGGGTGGTGGGGTCAGGTGCATGTCTTGGCAATTGCGCGGCGCACAGGCCAGGGTGCTTCTCGACTATGCAGCATCGCGCCAAGCTCGACGTTAA
- a CDS encoding DUF934 domain-containing protein (Derived by automated computational analysis using gene prediction method: Protein Homology.) — protein MPLIKNGEFADDNWVLVGDEDELPADTPVIVSAARWQAERDVLIGRNAPLGVKLEAGEAPELIADDLDRFQLVAVNFPAFKDGRGFSYASLLRDRYGFEGEVRAVGEVLRDQWSLMVRCGFDAFDVADGTKIDAFKEALGEFSHVYQATGDGKKTVWQLRHGG, from the coding sequence ATGCCACTCATTAAGAACGGCGAATTTGCAGACGATAATTGGGTATTGGTCGGCGATGAAGACGAGCTACCAGCAGATACGCCCGTCATCGTATCGGCTGCCCGCTGGCAGGCGGAGCGGGACGTGCTTATCGGGCGCAACGCCCCTCTCGGCGTTAAACTCGAAGCAGGCGAAGCGCCGGAATTGATTGCGGATGATCTCGACCGGTTCCAGCTGGTGGCTGTGAACTTCCCCGCCTTTAAAGATGGGCGTGGTTTCTCCTATGCGAGCCTGCTTCGGGATCGCTATGGATTTGAGGGCGAGGTGCGCGCTGTGGGCGAGGTGCTTCGCGACCAATGGTCTCTCATGGTACGCTGTGGCTTCGATGCGTTCGACGTCGCGGACGGCACCAAAATCGATGCCTTTAAAGAGGCTTTGGGAGAGTTCAGCCATGTCTACCAGGCGACCGGTGATGGCAAGAAAACCGTCTGGCAATTACGCCACGGCGGGTAG
- a CDS encoding nitrite/sulfite reductase (Derived by automated computational analysis using gene prediction method: Protein Homology.) — translation MYRYDEFDHTLVKERVTQFRGQVERRLAGDITEDQFKPLRLMNGVYLQLHAYMLRVAVPYGTLSGTQMHMLADIATKYDKGYGHFTTRQNIQYNWPALSDIPAILDDLASVEMHAIQTSGNCIRNVTSDQYAGAAAGEVDDPRIWSEIIRQWSTFHPEFTFLPRKFKFAVCGMNEDRAAIRFHDIGIEVVKGKDGAPAFDIYVGGGQGRTPMIGHLIGEAVPAVDLIAYLESIMRVYNMNGRRDNLYKARIKILVHALGAEEMKRQVEEEFVHVKEKGVVNLPEEEIARIRAYFAPPAYETLPDDSSALNEAMADNKKFADWVKTNVAEHKVDGYAIANISLKPVGGVAGDASDDQMHVMADLATQYSFDELRVTHEQNIVLAHVKKDDLFALWQGLEKAALGTPNLALITDHIVCPGLDYCALANARSIPISQEIAERFNDLDRQHNIGELKVKISGCINACGHHHVGHIGILGVDKKGTEFYQISLGGSADENASVGDILGPAFTEDEIADAIETIVETYINIRQEGERFIETYRRVGKDPFKETLYATH, via the coding sequence ATGTATCGCTACGATGAATTTGACCACACGCTTGTCAAAGAACGGGTAACCCAGTTCCGCGGACAGGTTGAGCGCCGCCTGGCTGGCGACATTACCGAAGATCAGTTCAAACCGCTCCGGCTGATGAACGGTGTCTATCTGCAGCTCCATGCCTACATGCTGCGCGTGGCCGTGCCCTACGGCACACTGTCGGGCACGCAAATGCATATGCTGGCTGACATCGCGACGAAGTATGACAAGGGTTATGGTCACTTCACCACGCGGCAAAACATCCAATACAACTGGCCTGCCCTCTCAGACATTCCAGCGATCCTGGATGATCTGGCATCGGTTGAAATGCATGCGATTCAGACATCGGGCAACTGTATTCGGAACGTAACGTCTGACCAGTATGCTGGTGCTGCTGCAGGTGAAGTGGACGATCCGCGCATCTGGAGTGAGATCATTCGGCAGTGGTCCACCTTCCATCCGGAATTCACTTTCCTGCCGCGCAAATTCAAGTTTGCCGTCTGCGGGATGAATGAAGACCGGGCCGCGATCCGCTTCCATGACATTGGCATTGAAGTTGTGAAGGGCAAAGACGGAGCACCAGCCTTCGACATTTATGTCGGTGGCGGTCAGGGCCGCACGCCGATGATCGGCCATCTGATCGGTGAGGCCGTTCCTGCCGTAGATCTCATCGCGTATCTGGAATCCATTATGCGCGTCTACAACATGAATGGACGCCGGGACAATCTCTACAAAGCGCGCATCAAAATTCTCGTTCATGCGCTCGGTGCTGAAGAGATGAAGCGGCAGGTGGAAGAAGAGTTCGTCCACGTCAAAGAAAAGGGCGTGGTCAATCTGCCGGAAGAAGAAATTGCGCGTATTCGTGCCTATTTCGCGCCGCCTGCTTACGAAACGCTTCCCGATGATTCATCTGCCCTCAATGAAGCCATGGCGGACAATAAGAAGTTCGCCGACTGGGTGAAAACCAATGTGGCTGAGCACAAGGTGGACGGCTATGCCATCGCGAATATTTCACTCAAACCTGTAGGTGGTGTCGCCGGTGATGCAAGCGACGACCAAATGCATGTGATGGCAGATCTCGCAACCCAATACAGCTTTGATGAACTGCGGGTGACGCACGAACAGAATATTGTTCTGGCGCATGTGAAGAAGGACGATCTCTTTGCTCTGTGGCAAGGTCTTGAGAAGGCGGCACTTGGCACGCCGAACCTTGCGCTCATCACCGATCATATCGTTTGCCCCGGCCTGGACTATTGTGCGCTCGCCAATGCGCGCTCCATTCCGATCAGCCAGGAAATCGCCGAACGCTTTAATGATCTTGATCGCCAGCACAATATTGGCGAGCTGAAGGTGAAAATCTCAGGCTGTATCAATGCCTGTGGTCACCATCATGTAGGTCATATCGGCATTCTGGGTGTCGACAAGAAGGGCACGGAGTTCTACCAGATTTCTCTCGGGGGCTCAGCGGATGAAAACGCTTCCGTCGGCGATATTCTGGGGCCCGCCTTCACTGAAGATGAAATCGCTGACGCGATTGAGACCATCGTCGAGACCTATATCAACATCCGACAAGAGGGCGAGCGGTTCATCGAAACCTATCGCCGTGTCGGCAAAGATCCGTTCAAGGAGACTCTCTATGCCACTCATTAA
- a CDS encoding DUF2849 domain-containing protein (Derived by automated computational analysis using gene prediction method: Protein Homology.), with protein sequence MAQHTNKRATTQAVTANRLLDGEVVYFTADGSWSDWLKDADVADGKEACSALLAKAEPSVAAQQVVEPYLFEVAVDDGAIVPASVREKIRMAGPTIRLDLGKQAASA encoded by the coding sequence TTGGCCCAGCACACCAATAAACGCGCGACCACCCAGGCAGTCACGGCCAACCGCCTGCTTGATGGCGAGGTGGTCTATTTTACAGCCGACGGCAGTTGGTCTGATTGGCTGAAAGACGCCGATGTCGCCGACGGCAAAGAAGCTTGTTCGGCGCTGCTCGCAAAAGCGGAACCATCCGTGGCGGCGCAGCAGGTTGTTGAGCCCTACCTGTTTGAAGTGGCTGTCGACGACGGTGCGATTGTTCCCGCGAGCGTGCGTGAAAAAATCCGCATGGCCGGTCCGACCATCCGCCTTGACCTCGGCAAGCAAGCTGCTTCCGCCTGA
- a CDS encoding HEPN domain-containing protein (Derived by automated computational analysis using gene prediction method: Protein Homology.), with translation MDKLLLVTTIRHLELDSVVEEPFALMPGIEICNSEALKSKIAGSEVAQYLGLIELDHLMKSQNVVCCEFRQDVFRDLDIEQSLLLILLWIKSLFRSAWILFDHNFECDAAYLFQIEDDEVVKTTSNFLAQHISRPDCTKTTKAVNVDELHQWERMEENVGTYLFEQDSDGFNFLLEKGYCRTGRALQFIDIARASPNVGFKIAHYISALEALFSTSSAELAHKLSERVAFFLSMHGFDRLEVFKDIKAAYEVRSKLVHGSHLSKSKIEKTLEISSKCDSYLRTMMQLMFGEENLKSKIDVSSEQLDEYFDNMILG, from the coding sequence ATGGACAAATTATTGTTGGTAACTACCATTCGCCATCTTGAATTAGATAGTGTCGTTGAAGAGCCCTTTGCGCTTATGCCTGGAATTGAGATCTGCAATTCAGAGGCACTTAAGAGCAAGATCGCTGGGTCTGAGGTAGCTCAATACTTGGGTTTGATCGAACTAGATCACCTAATGAAGTCGCAGAACGTAGTGTGTTGCGAATTTAGACAAGATGTTTTTCGTGATTTGGACATTGAGCAATCGCTCTTGCTAATCCTGCTTTGGATAAAGTCGTTGTTTCGCAGTGCTTGGATTCTGTTCGATCACAATTTTGAATGTGATGCAGCGTACCTTTTTCAGATTGAGGATGACGAAGTTGTAAAGACCACTAGCAATTTTTTGGCGCAACATATCAGTCGTCCCGATTGCACAAAAACAACTAAAGCGGTCAATGTCGATGAACTTCATCAGTGGGAAAGAATGGAGGAAAATGTAGGTACGTACTTGTTTGAACAGGATTCGGATGGATTCAATTTCCTGTTGGAAAAGGGGTATTGCAGAACAGGTCGGGCGCTTCAGTTCATCGATATAGCTCGTGCGTCGCCGAATGTAGGATTCAAGATCGCTCACTACATCAGTGCATTGGAGGCGTTGTTCTCGACTAGTTCTGCAGAACTGGCTCACAAACTTTCAGAACGAGTTGCGTTCTTTTTAAGCATGCATGGTTTTGACAGACTAGAGGTTTTCAAGGATATCAAAGCGGCTTATGAGGTGCGGTCGAAATTGGTTCACGGCTCGCATCTTTCTAAATCGAAAATTGAGAAGACTCTAGAAATTTCATCAAAGTGCGATTCCTATTTGAGGACTATGATGCAGTTGATGTTCGGTGAAGAAAACTTGAAGTCAAAAATTGACGTGTCCAGTGAGCAGCTAGACGAGTACTTTGACAACATGATCCTTGGTTGA
- a CDS encoding ABC transporter permease (Derived by automated computational analysis using gene prediction method: Protein Homology.), with translation MSAPLFRIFVPILVGIGALLFWEAAVTLGDVPKFVLPAPSVIGAALLDNFGSLMSALWVTLRITLLAFALAVVGGVMLAILFSQSRLVEMALFPYAIILQVTPVVAIAPLVLIWVGFDNVNLALLILAWIVAFFPILSNTTLGLRSVDHNLMDLFTLYGATRWQRLWSLQLPAALPYILGGMKISGGLALIGAVVAEFVAGSGSGTGLAWRIIEAGNRLQVPTMFAALLLLSALGIAIFFALTLLEHLALRRWHESALRRT, from the coding sequence ATGAGCGCTCCACTTTTTCGTATCTTTGTTCCCATTCTCGTTGGTATTGGCGCCCTTCTCTTTTGGGAGGCAGCGGTCACACTCGGAGATGTGCCCAAGTTTGTATTGCCTGCACCCAGTGTCATTGGTGCAGCCTTGCTAGATAATTTCGGGAGCCTGATGTCCGCGCTCTGGGTGACGTTGCGCATAACATTGCTGGCCTTTGCGCTGGCCGTGGTTGGCGGGGTCATGCTCGCCATTCTCTTTTCCCAAAGCAGACTTGTTGAGATGGCGCTCTTTCCTTATGCCATCATCCTGCAGGTGACGCCCGTTGTGGCGATCGCGCCCCTCGTCCTCATCTGGGTCGGCTTTGATAATGTCAATCTGGCGCTTCTCATCCTTGCCTGGATTGTGGCCTTCTTCCCGATCCTGTCGAACACGACACTGGGCTTGCGCTCCGTCGACCACAATCTGATGGACCTCTTTACGCTTTATGGGGCAACACGCTGGCAGCGCCTTTGGTCGCTCCAACTCCCAGCCGCACTCCCCTACATTCTGGGAGGCATGAAGATCTCTGGCGGCCTTGCGCTCATTGGCGCTGTGGTCGCTGAATTTGTGGCCGGATCGGGTTCTGGCACCGGGCTGGCGTGGCGGATCATCGAAGCTGGCAACCGGCTTCAGGTTCCCACCATGTTCGCTGCTCTACTCCTGCTCTCAGCTTTAGGCATCGCGATCTTCTTTGCGCTCACCCTCCTTGAGCACCTGGCGCTACGCCGGTGGCACGAAAGTGCCTTGCGTAGAACTTAG
- a CDS encoding ABC transporter ATP-binding protein (Derived by automated computational analysis using gene prediction method: Protein Homology.): MSMSPPVPNGSLLTLSGVGKSYNGDAPAVADVNLSIERGSFVSLVGPSGCGKSTLLRLIAGLLQPSQGTLNWDGGDRPHDLGFVFQDATLLPWASAFDNVYLPLKLKGVSRDEAASKVEDALTRVGLGDVPDRLPRELSGGMRMRVSIARALVTEPPVLLMDEPFAALDEFTREKLDDDLLTLWRELGWTVIFVTHSVYESVYLSERILVMSTASNGSGGPGQIADDIKIDAPYPRGLSFRQSSSYFDHCKAVSAALRDGDV, from the coding sequence ATGAGCATGTCGCCTCCCGTTCCCAACGGTTCTCTTCTGACGCTCTCAGGTGTCGGCAAATCCTACAATGGGGATGCGCCTGCGGTTGCAGACGTCAATCTCTCCATCGAACGCGGATCATTCGTTTCATTAGTCGGGCCATCGGGTTGTGGTAAGAGTACGCTGCTCCGTCTCATCGCCGGCCTGCTTCAACCGAGCCAAGGTACACTCAACTGGGATGGCGGCGACCGTCCGCATGATCTGGGATTTGTTTTTCAGGATGCGACACTGCTTCCATGGGCGAGCGCCTTTGACAATGTCTATCTGCCCCTAAAGCTGAAAGGGGTTTCCCGGGACGAGGCGGCGAGCAAAGTAGAAGACGCCCTCACCCGCGTTGGATTGGGCGACGTGCCGGACCGGCTGCCGCGAGAACTTTCCGGTGGCATGCGCATGCGGGTTTCCATTGCCCGCGCGCTCGTGACTGAACCGCCGGTCCTTCTCATGGATGAACCTTTTGCGGCGCTTGATGAGTTCACGCGCGAGAAGCTCGACGATGATCTGCTCACCCTCTGGCGGGAGCTTGGCTGGACGGTGATCTTTGTCACTCACTCGGTTTATGAAAGCGTCTATCTGTCAGAGCGCATCCTCGTGATGAGCACCGCCTCTAATGGTTCTGGGGGCCCTGGCCAGATCGCAGATGATATAAAAATCGATGCCCCCTACCCACGTGGTCTTAGCTTTCGGCAATCGTCTTCCTATTTCGATCATTGTAAGGCGGTATCGGCGGCACTCCGGGATGGTGACGTATGA